A single genomic interval of Musa acuminata AAA Group cultivar baxijiao chromosome BXJ3-4, Cavendish_Baxijiao_AAA, whole genome shotgun sequence harbors:
- the LOC103982975 gene encoding pentatricopeptide repeat-containing protein At5g03800: MATTIPPPPSPFTHMKPLLSLSPLSPLSLPPFKPKPPNVSSSPLTQPNPTHCHHSPSPFAPRRLLRLAVDRLDLDLGRAAHAAAVKALDNEDTGLGNALISMYLKLGRLSDARKAFDALPSPDVASFSSLISAYAKCGRPVEAAGLFCRMRFLGVEPNEFSFVAILTSCIRQLDDRLGSQVHAFAVKTDHCSCVHVNNALLGVYVKCGCASAADQLFGKMVERDVSSWNAVMLGVVEECRYDEAFRLFNLMQMEGYHGDGFSLSTLLTAAAHGFGGAGGEAVHAYALKIGLELDLSVGNALVGFYTQFGSVEDVADVFWTMPIKDVTSWTGMLTGYMEFGMVESAVDIFDQMPERNCVTYNALLAGFCHNGEGARGLDLFQHILENDLEISDFTLTSAINACGMVSDLKMSEQVHAFMIKSGCKSSSWVEAALLDMYAKCGRLDDAQKMFTSWAHEESFPVAWTSLICAHSRCGLHFEALHLFQTGLSRDDPVVMDAFALAMILGLCGTLGFVELGQQLHCVVTKSGLLSDVEVGNALFSMYAKCGRLEDAISLFSQMPQHDTVSWNALITAYLIHRQGDKALDVWDSMNMVGVKPDFITFLLVISACRYTSLNSVDVCHGLFHSMESSYNIIPTSEHYSAMVDVLGYWGSFDEAEQLIKNMPSKPNASVWRALLDSCRLRSNMTLGRQAAQSLLELEPQDPSTYVLVSNLYSASGRWHCSEKVRQDMREKGLQKHPVRSWITHHNTMHSFYARDRSHPQSKDIYSALDILILECMKAGYEPDTCFVLHEVEEYQKKNFLFYHSAKLAVVYGLLISGPDRPVRVVKNILLCGDCHAFMKYVSSVTGREISVRDASGFHNFRGGVCSCGDYW; the protein is encoded by the coding sequence ATGGCCACCACCATCCCCCCTCCTCCCTCCCCATTCACCCACATGAAGCCGCTCCTCTCCCTttcccctctctctcctctctctctcccgccATTCAAACCCAAACCCCCCAACGTCTCCTCATCCCCTCTAACACAACCCAATCCCACCCACTGCCACCACTCCCCATCTCCCTTCGCTCCTCGCCGCCTCCTCCGCCTCGCCGTCGACCGCCTGGACCTCGACCTCGGCCGAGCCGCCCACGCCGCCGCCGTCAAGGCTCTGGACAATGAGGACACCGGCCTTGGCAACGCCCTCATCTCCATGTACCTCAAGCTTGGCCGTCTCTCCGACGCCCGCAAAGCGTTCGACGCGTTGCCGTCTCCCGACGTCGCCTCGTTCTCGTCGTTGATCTCTGCGTACGCCAAGTGCGGTCGACCGGTCGAGGCGGCTGGGCTCTTCTGCCGGATGAGATTTCTCGGCGTGGAACCGAATGAGTTCAGCTTCGTGGCTATCTTGACGAGTTGCATCCGGCAGTTGGACGACAGACTCGGCTCCCAAGTGCATGCCTTTGCCGTCAAAACCGATCATTGTTCCTGTGTTCATGTCAACAATGCGCTTCTTGGGGTGTATGTGAAGTGTGGATGCGCCAGCGCTGCTGATCAATTGTTTGGTAAAAtggtcgagagagatgtttcgtcGTGGAATGCAGTTATGCTAGGCGTGGTTGAGGAATGTAGGTATGATGAAGCATTTAGGCTCTTTAATCTTATGCAGATGGAAGGATATCATGGGGATGGCTTCTCCCTGTCGACCCTCTTGACAGCTGCTGCACATGGTTTTGGTGGTGCAGGAGGGGAGGCTGTTCATGCTTATGCTCTTAAAATTGGATTAGAGTTGGACTTGAGTGTTGGAAATGCTCTAGTTGGATTCTACACTCAGTTCGGCTCTGTAGAAGATGTGGCTGATGTGTTTTGGACAATGCCAATAAAGGATGTGACCTCCTGGACTGGGATGCTTACTGGATATATGGAATTCGGCATGGTGGAATCTGCTGTTGATATCTTTGATCAGATGCCTGAGAGGAATTGTGTCACATATAATGCTCTTTTAGCTGGGTTTTGTCACAACGGAGAAGGTGCTCGAGGCCTGGATTTATTTCAGCATATTCTGGAGAATGACTTggagatttcagattttacactGACAAGTGCTATTAACGCTTGTGGGATGGTCTCTGACTTGAAGATGAGCGAGCAGGTTCATGCATTCATGATCAAGTCCGGCTGCAAATCGAGTTCTTGGGTTGAGGCTGCTTTGTTAGACATGTATGCCAAATGTGGCAGGCTTGACGATGCCCAGAAGATGTTCACCAGCTGGGCCCATGAGGAGAGCTTTCCAGTGGCATGGACTTCTCTGATATGTGCCCATTCTAGATGTGGGCTGCATTTTGAGGCCTTACATCTTTTCCAAACAGGGTTAAGCAGAGATGATCCAGTGGTTATGGATGCATTTGCATTAGCTATGATACTTGGATTATGTGGTACCTTAGGTTTTGTTGAGCTGGGGCAGCAACTTCATTGTGTTGTCACTAAGTCTGGTCTATTGTCTGATGTGGAAGTAGGGAATGCTCTGTTTAGTATGTATGCCAAGTGTGGAAGGTTGGAGGACGCAATTAGTCTCTTCAGTCAAATGCCTCAGCATGATACAGTGTCGTGGAATGCATTGATCACGGCTTATCTTATTCATAGACAGGGAGACAAGGCTTTGGATGTATGGGATAGCATGAACATGGTAGGTGTCAAGCCTGATTTCATCACCTTTCTTTTGGTCATTTCAGCTTGCAGATATACAAGCTTGAACTCTGTGGATGTTTGTCATGGACTGTTTCATTCAATGGAGAGCTCTTACAACATAATTCCGACTTCAGAGCACTACTCTGCCATGGTTGATGTTTTAGGCTATTGGGGTTCCTTTGATGAGGCAGAGCAGCTGATAAAGAACATGCCTTCGAAGCCTAATGCATCAGTATGGCGAGCTTTGCTTGACAGTTGTAGATTGAGATCAAACATGACTTTGGGAAGGCAAGCGGCACAATCCCTTCTAGAATTAGAACCACAAGACCCATCTACCTATGTTCttgtctcaaatctttattctgctTCAGGGAGATGGCATTGCTCAGAAAAGGTAAGGCAGGACATGCGAGAAAAGGGCCTGCAGAAACATCCTGTACGGAGCTGGATCACTCATCATAACACAATGCATTCATTCTATGCAAGAGATAGATCACATCCACAATCCAAGGACATCTATAGTGCACTGGACATACTGATATTGGAGTGCATGAAGGCCGGGTACGAGCCAGATACATGCTTTGTGCTTCATGAAGTGGAGGAATACCAGAAAAAGAACTTCCTCTTCTATCACAGTGCGAAACTAGCAGTTGTATATGGGCTTCTAATTTCGGGACCTGATCGACCTGTGAGGGTGGTGAAGAACATTCTTCTGTGTGGTGACTGTCATGCATTTATGAAGTATGTATCATCTGTTACCGGTAGGGAGATCTCAGTGAGAGATGCATCAGGGTTCCACAATTTCAGGGGCGGGGTGTGCTCCTGTGGAGATTACTGGTGA
- the LOC135585074 gene encoding uncharacterized protein LOC135585074 — MRLSSCNCHYPLICCCKSSSRYYPPCPPKSQWGDAENVSSSPAPASTILAKKPSEEKVVVEQTSPEGGKDEISLKSSLKKPRSSDLEPFGKGNVKWLDLLGKELVEIKEFEAIESEESEDYADDSTACICVIQ, encoded by the exons ATGAGGCTTTCATCCTGCAATTGCCACTATCCCCTAATCTGCTGCTGCAAGTCATCCTCCCGCTATTACCCGCCTTGCCCTCCGAAGTCGCAATGGGGAGATGCCGAAAACGTTTCCTCGAGCCCTGCTCCAGCTTCGACCATTTTGGCGAAGAAGCCTTCTGAAGAAAAGGTTGTGGTTGAGCAGACCAGTCCCGAGGGCGGGAAAGATGAGATCTCGCTGAAGAGCAGCCTAAAGAAGCCAAGATCATCGGATTTAGAACCGTTCGGAAAGGGAAATGTCAAATGGTTGGACTTACTGGGGAAGGAGCTTGTTGAGATCAAGGAATTTGAAGCAAT TGAGTCTGAAGAATCAGAGGATTATGCTGATGACAGCACAGCTTGCATTTGTGTTATTCAATGA
- the LOC135634767 gene encoding protein SRC1-like yields MAGIIHKIEEKLHIGGEHKQEEHKEEGHHKEEKHHTEEGHHKEEEKHHKEEEHHKEGGGGGIVEKIKEKIHGGEEHGEKKKEKKKKKEKKHGEEHHGDSSSSSDSD; encoded by the coding sequence ATGGCAGGAATCATTCACAAGATCGAGGAGAAGCTCCATATCGGAGGAGAGCACAAGCAGGAGGAGCATAAGGAGGAAGGGCACCACAAGGAGGAGAAGCACCACACGGAGGAAGGACACcacaaggaggaggagaagcaccACAAGGAGGAAGAACATCacaaggagggaggaggaggaggaatagtgGAGAAGATCAAGGAAAAGATCCATGGCGGAGAGGAACacggggagaagaagaaggagaagaagaagaagaaagagaagaagcacGGTGAGGAGCACCATggcgacagcagcagcagcagcgacagcgacTAG
- the LOC135636635 gene encoding 5-methyltetrahydropteroyltriglutamate--homocysteine methyltransferase 2, whose product MASHIVGYPRMGPKRELKFALESFWDGKSTADDLQKVATDLRHSIWKQMADAGIKYIPSNTFSYYDQVLDTTAMLGAVPERYNFTGGEIGFDIYFSMARGNASVPAMEMTKWFDTNYHFIVPELGPNTKFSYSSHKPVSEYKEAKALGIETVPVLIGPVTYLLLSKPAKGVEKSFSPLSLLGSILPIYKEVIAELKAAGASWIQFDEPTLVMDLESHQLEAFTKAYTELESSLSGLNVLAETYFADVPPEAYKTITALKSISGFGFDLVRGTKTLDLVKSAGFPAGKYLFAGVVDGRNIWANDLASSISTLETLEAIVGKDKLVVSTSCSLMHTAVDLVNETKLDSEIKSWLAFAAQKVVEVNALAKALAGQKDEAFFSANAAAQASRKSSPRVTNEEVQKAAAALKGSDHRRATNVSARLDAQQKKLNLPILPTTTIGSFPQTMDLRRVRREYKANKISEEEYVKAIKEEISKVVKLQEELDIDVLVHGEPERNDMVEYFGEQLSGFAFTVNGWVQSYGSRCVKPPIIYGDVSRPKAMTVFWSKMAQSMTARPMKGMLTGPVTILNWSFVRNDQPRFETCYQIALAIKKEVEDLEAAGIQVIQIDEAALREGLPLRKSEQAFYLDWAVHSFRITNCGVQDTTQIHTHMCYSNFNDIIHSIINMDADVITIENSRSDEKLLSVFREGVKYGAGIGPGVYDIHSPRIPSTEEIADRINKMLAVLETNILWVNPDCGLKTRKYAEVKPALTNMVAAAKLLRTQLASTK is encoded by the exons ATGGCTTCTCACATTGTTGGATATCCTCGCATGGGGCCTAAGAGAGAACTCAAATTTGCATTGGAGTCCTTTTGGGATGGAAAGAGCACCGCTGATGATTTGCAAAAGGTTGCAACTGATCTCAGGCATTCGATATGGAAGCAGATGGCTGATGCTGGGATTAAATATATTCCTAGCAATACTTTCTCTTACTATGATCAAGTGCTTGATACCACCGCAATGCTCGGTGCTGTTCCAGAGAGGTACAACTTCACTGGTGGAGAGATTGGGTTTGATATCTATTTCTCTATGGCCAGGGGAAATGCCTCTGTCCCTGCTATGGAGATGACCAAGTGGTTTGACACTAACTA TCACTTCATTGTTCCTGAGTTGGGTCCAAACACAAAGTTCTCCTACTCTTCTCACAAGCCAGTGTCTGAGTACAAGGAAGCAAAAGCT CTTGGAATTGAGACAGTTCCGGTGCTTATTGGTCCTGTGACTTATCTGTTGCTCTCAAAGCCTGCTAAAGGTGTTGAGAAATCATTTTCTCCTCTTTCACTTCTTGGAAGTATTCTGCCGATTTACAA GGAAGTTATTGCTGAGCTGAAGGCAGCTGGTGCTTCATGGATTCAGTTTGATGAACCAACCCTTGTAATGGATCTCGAGTCTCACCAATTGGAAGCATTTACAAAGGCCTATACAGAACTGGAATCTTCATTGTCTGGCTTGAATGTGCTTGCAGAGACTTATTTCGCAGATGTCCCTCCAGAAGCATACAA GACCATCACTGCCTTGAAGAGCATCTCAGGCTTTGGATTTGATCTCGTACGTGGCACCAAGACACTTGACTTGGTCAAAAGTGCAGGCTTCCCTGCTGGCAAGTATCTTTTTGCTGGAGTTGTGGATGGAAGAAACATCTGGGCAAATGATCTTGCATCCTCTATCAGTACACTTGAGACTCTTGAGGCCATTGTTGGAAAag ACAAGCTTGTTGTCTCGACGTCATGCTCACTCATGCACACTGCTGTTGACCTTGTCAATGAAACAAAGTTGGATAGTGAGATTAAGTCATGGCTCGCTTTTGCCGCACAGAAAGTGGTTGAAGTTAATGCGCTGGCTAAAGCATTGGCTGGCCAGAAAGATGAG GCTTTCTTCTCAGCAAATGCTGCCGCTCAAGCTTCAAGAAAGTCATCTCCTAGGGTGACCAATGAAGAAGTTCAAAAGGCT GCTGCTGCTTTGAAGGGTTCCGACCATCGCAGAGCTACAAATGTTAGTGCCAGACTGGATGCACAACAGAAGAAGTTGAACCTACCAATTCTTCCTACGACCACAATTGGTTCATTCCCACAGACAATGGATCTTCGAAGAGTCCGACGTGAATACAAGGCAAATAA AATTTCTGAGGAGGAGTATGTGAAGGCCATCAAAGAGGAAATCAGCAAAGTTGTCAAGCTCCAAGAAGAACTTGACATCGATGTCCTGGTCCATGGAGAGCCCGAG AGAAACGACATGGTTGAATACTTTGGGGAGCAGTTATCCGGCTTTGCTTTCACCGTCAATGGTTGGGTGCAATCTTATGGGTCTCGTTGTGTTAAGCCTCCCATCATTTATGGTGATGTCAGTCGTCCCAAGGCCATGACTGTTTTCTGGTCTAAGATGGCTCAGAGTATGACTGCTCGACCAATGAAGGGAATGTTGACCGGCCCTGTAACAATTCTTAATTGGTCATTTGTCAGGAATGACCAACCAAG GTTTGAGACATGCTATCAGATTGCCCTTGCTATCAAGAAAGAAGTCGAGGATTTGGAAGCTGCTGGTATTCAG GTTATCCAGATAGATGAAGCAGCTTTACGAGAAGGCCTTCCCCTTCGCAAGTCGGAGCAGGCTTTCTATTTGGATTGGGCTGTCCACTCCTTCAGGATCACCAACTGTGGTGTCCAAGACACAACTCAA ATTCACACCCACATGTGTTACTCCAACTTCAACGACATCATCCACTCCATCATCAACATGGATGCTGATGTCATTACGATTGAGAACTCGCGTTCTGATGAGAAGCTCCTCTCTGTATTCCGTGAGGGAGTGAAGTATGGTGCTGGCATTGGTCCGGGTGTGTATGACATCCACTCTCCAAGAATACCATCGACAGAAGAGATCGCTGACCGCATCAACAAGATGCTTGCTGTTCTTGAGACCAACATTCTCTGGGTTAACCCTGACTGTGGGCTCAAAACCCGCAAATACGCCGAAGTCAAGCCTGCTCTTACCAACATGGTTGCTGCAGCCAAGCTTCTTCGCACTCAACTCGCCAGCACCAAGTGA